TGGCCATGAAAAGGGCAAAGGGCTCCAGGAACTGGCTGAGCCCGGGGTGGGGAAGATTTATGCCCTGGTTTTGTCAGTTTTGGAACCCCCCCGCACCATCTCGGGAAAAGGCTTTGGAGGGTGTGAGtgtggaaggaaagaagtgaTCAGCCAGGACCATTTTCAGACATCCCTCTCTCTGACCCCTTTCCCGGGCCCAAGGATCTAAGGGTCTCAGCAGCCCCGGAAGTCATGGCCGGCCCCTAGGCTCCCTCAGGGTAGAGCACCTGGTGGGACATGGCTGCTCAGGGCATGAGTGTGGCAGCAGGGGTGAGAGCAGGGCCAGAAGCAGGGCTGGGAGACAGGCTGTGGTGGTGGCTAGCGCAGGGAGCCTCCAGTCTGGGGACTACATGGCAGGGGGCAGGGTGACTGGAAGGGGAGGTCTCAGGGACACTGTGGAGAGAAGGCTCCCGGTACACAGCCACtatgaaggggagagagaagagcaggaaGGAGAGTTAGGCACCAAGAGAGCTCTGAAAGGGCTCCCTTCCCCTACACTCCTCCTCTGGGAACCCACAGAAGGAGAGCTTCCCAAACCTCCAAAGGCCAAAGCCTTCCTGGCTTGACCTGTCATAGCATGTGTCCTCTTAAAACACTTATAGCCCCTTAGCTGTGTGTCACTAAATGTCCATGTCTAGGTCAATACCGTCCCATGTGGTCCACTTCTTCCCTGGGGGTCCATACTCACCCTCCAGGAGCTTGGGCACAAAGTGGGCAGCTGCCTTGGTCTTCTTGACTCGATTTCCCTTCATGACCCGGCCCTCCTTGTCCAGGCCCAGGTACCAGGCCCGGCCAGAACGACGCTGGCGATAGAGAGCAGAGGCGTACAGGACATAGTAATTCTCAAAGACGCACTCCTTAAAGCGACACTCAGCTGTGAAATGTggctaaggagacaaagacccaGAAAGGCACACACGGACAGAAAGACAAGAAGACACATCACTGAACAGAAGGGAGCCCTGGGAAGAACAAGGCAGGATATAATCCATACGTTTGAGACTGGGAGAGCCAACTTCTGAGTCCCCGCAGGAACTGGGAGAAAGGGAGGATGAGGAAGAGTCTGGTGGCCCCCCGAGGGCCGGGACCTAGACTTCTAGGGGCCTGGGATAAGAAGAAAACTTCTCTCTGCTCTACTCCCACCCTCTCACCATCCAGGGCACCTGGAGGGAGTTTCTGCTTGGAGGAGTTCCTGAATCCTTCCCCAGCATCCTGAATGACTCTGGGGAAGTGAGTAATAATGAGGTCTAGAGGAGGTTGGAGAAGACACAGGGGTCCTAAAAGGTTGAAAGAGTTGGACATTCAAAGAGCCTGGGGGTATTTAGGAGGCTATTCGAGGAGAAGGGATTGGAGGGACGCTAGAGGAGGTGCTTGGGAGCGGGCAGTGAGGACAGGCAAgagctggagggagaggaagccCTGAGCTGCAAAATATCTGTAGTTGGGAAGGCTGTAGCTAGGGGAGTCCCCTGACTCCAGGCCACTCTGCCCCCTTGTCTCACCGAGCTGTAGAGCAGCCCCTCAGCGTTCATGGCCACGTAGTGACCCAGCTTGGCACTCTGGATGGTGACTACACGGAGCCCCACAGGGATCAGGTTGaagtgggctgggggtggagagaaggggtATCAGTACCCCAAGTCTCCAATCCCCATCCAAGCCCCTCCTCAATTCTGGTCccagttctacttcttcctttgtgGGGTCAAAGAGCCAGACTGAAAACAACAGAACCTGAAGCCACAATAGGACTGTCATCTCCTATGCCTGCgctcccccttcccacccagcAGCTGGCTTCCCCTCTCACTGAAAGAGCTGGTGTCCTCTGGGGTGCCCTGGATGCTCCCATCGGGATTCGCCTGGAGGTAGAAACCCTGGCGGCAGAACAGTTTGGTGACGATGCCTTTGAGCTGAGGCTCTGGAGAGAGAGACATTCATCTTGGAACATGACATCTCTGTTCCCAGAAACATTGCTACACTTGGCGGgatcagaggagagaaagaaaggaggatggagggaaggaagagggtccCAGGGCCCCAGCTCCCTGACCCTCTAAGCAAGCTCTCTCCCACCTCTCTGTGACTCCAGAGGAAGCTTGGGTGTGGGTCCCTTCTGCTTCCTCTAACCAGCTTTCAGTTTAATTGATTGAAATGTATTTAAAGGCTTAATTCCTACTCTACAGCTCAAccagaatggggggaggggagaagaaggaagaggaaggggagagataCATGGAAACGCAGAGGACAAAGGGAGACAGGCAGAGCTGCTGAAGGGGCAGTGTGTTTGCGAATGTGGGGGGCATTAAGGTGACCCCAGGGTAGGGGCGCCCCctcaggagtgggggtgggactGGGCCTGACGCTGACTCAGCACCTGCTGCTGCGGCTGCCGCTCGCTTCGCGCGGGCCTCGCCTTGGCCCACCGCCGGCCTGTCTGACacccatctgtctgtctgtctgtctgtctgctggCTCGCGGGGGCCCAGCCCTCCCTGAGGCTCAGCCTCTCCCCTTCAGCCAGGTAACCCGCCTGGGATGGGGGATATTCGGTACTAAACCaaggaaatgggggagggggccagggagCTGGTGAGGCAGGCTGACTCACGTGGGGGCTGGGTCCCACTCAAAGGGTGGGCTGCGGACCGTACCACTGCGGAGGGCCGGCGGCGGGGGGAGGAGGACgccagcggggggtgggggggtctccCCCTAGGGGAGCTGAGAGCGGACGGGAGCGAGGCCAGAGGGACTTCCCGCCTGTCGCACCTGGACGGGGACCACACGCTAACCCTCACAACTCTCCTCCCCCGGCGCTTGCGGCCGAGTTCCCGGTACCCCCTCGTAGATGGTACGACCCCCAGTCTCCGTGCGGGTATCCAGCCGTTTAGTGTGT
Above is a genomic segment from Phocoena sinus isolate mPhoSin1 chromosome 20, mPhoSin1.pri, whole genome shotgun sequence containing:
- the FGF11 gene encoding fibroblast growth factor 11, encoding MAALASSLIRQKREVHEPGGSRPVSAQRRVCPRGTKSLCQKQLLILLSKVRLCGGRPARPDRCPEPQLKGIVTKLFCRQGFYLQANPDGSIQGTPEDTSSFTHFNLIPVGLRVVTIQSAKLGHYVAMNAEGLLYSSPHFTAECRFKECVFENYYVLYASALYRQRRSGRAWYLGLDKEGRVMKGNRVKKTKAAAHFVPKLLEVAVYREPSLHSVPETSPSSHPAPCHVVPRLEAPCASHHHSLSPSPASGPALTPAATLMP